A DNA window from Gigantopelta aegis isolate Gae_Host chromosome 4, Gae_host_genome, whole genome shotgun sequence contains the following coding sequences:
- the LOC121372145 gene encoding dynein light chain Tctex-type protein 2B-like: protein MAERSLISKMVVKSPRRKHMRLSLGAVVHQNSKKASLEGSESHRSKMSNSQLENTYKLQPGTQEKFQTETVRKVMWDTLEIKLHNVRYDAGSCGSLAKQLTDEITCRIKEHRWKRYKLVVQVFVGQNVNQGVQVASRCVWNADTDTYATVSYENSSLFAVASCYAVYYE, encoded by the coding sequence ATGGCGGAACGCTCTTTGATAAGCAAGATGGTTGTCAAGAGCCCGAGACGTAAACACATGCGCCTGTCGCTCGGTGCGGTTGTGCATCAAAACAGCAAGAAAGCTTCATTGGAAGGATCAGAGAGCCACCGATCCAAAATGTCCAACTCTCAGCTTGAAAACACATACAAACTTCAGCCTGGGACGCAGGAGAAATTCCAGACGGAGACTGTTCGGAAGGTGATGTGGGACACGCTGGAGATCAAACTACACAACGTCAGGTACGACGCCGGCTCTTGCGGCAGCCTTGCCAAGCAGCTGACGGACGAAATAACGTGTCGGATAAAGGAACACCGCTGGAAGCGCTACAAGTTGGTCGTTCAGGTGTTCGTGGGGCAGAACGTCAACCAGGGAGTCCAGGTCGCCAGTCGGTGCGTCTGGAACGCGGACACGGACACGTACGCAACTGTCAGCTACGAAAACTCATCATTGTTCGCAGTGGCCTCTTGCTATGCCGTGTATTACGAATGA